The Stenotrophomonas sp. NA06056 genome segment CCAGGCCGTCGCAGGTGCCTGCGCCAGCCAGAGGGGCCAGTTCACGCAGCGCGCGGTCGTCGTCGCGCGAGGGGCCACCTGCGGCGCTGTCGATGCGCAGCTGGCGCAACCCGAACCAACGCTGCAGCGTGCTTTCGCCCAGCGTCCACGCCTGGATGCGGCGGCGCGCGACGCTGCTGCGGGTACGGCTGAGCAGGCCGGTGGAGACGGTCAGCCGACGCTCGCGCTCGCTGAGGGTGAAGCCGTGGTAGCGCAGCAGCGTCAGCGTCACCGACAGCACCCGCAACAACAGCCAGCCCAGCAGCAGCGTTGCTGCCAACAGCACCAGCCCCCCGGTCACCCCGGCATGCAGATGGCTGACGTAACCGAAGGCCTCGCGCCCGCCGCGCTGGATGGCATCGTCCATCACCTGGCGCGGTACGGTCTGGAACAGCACGCCGAAGGCTGCGATTGCCAGCGCCCAGCCACGGTTGGAGAGCAAGCCCATGCGCAGCACATCCCGGCTCGACAGGCGCAGCAGTACCCGCTCGTCGTCGGAGGGCACGACACTGGCAGCTGCTGCTTCGCCCGGTATTGGCTGCGGTGCTTGTCCACGTTGGCGCACCAGTTGTTCCAGGGCCAATGCCTGGTCCAGCCGCAGCACGCGCATCTCCGCTTCCGGGCGCACGCCACCGGCCGATTCCAGGCGCAGTTCGGCAACCCCGAACAATCGATGCAACGGGTTCTGCCGCACTTCCACGTTGTGGATGCGGGCAAAGGGAATCTCACGCCGGTTGCGCGCCAGCAGGCCGCTGCGCACGGTGATCGCGTCGTTGCCGATGCGATAGCGGTAACTGAGGTACTGCAGTACCGAGACCAGCATCAGCGCGGCGATGGCGGTCAGCGGGATCAACTGTGCCCACATCGGGTCGCGGTCGCCGCGTTGGCCGAACACCAGCAACGCGACCAGCGGCAGCAGATAGTGGCGCAGCTGCATCAGCAGCACGAACAGCCACGACCACGGATGCAGGCGATGCTCTTCGCCACCGTTGGGCAGCGACGGCGGCAGGGGCGGCGGCAGGCTCACAGGGCGTCGGCGTCCTGGTCGAGCTGATGGGCCAGCGTGTCACGCAGGCGCTCGGCATCGGCTTCGTCCAGGCCGTTGACGGTGACCGCACTCAGGCGGGTGCCGGCGGTATGCACGATCAACGTGGCCAGGCCAGCACGCCGCTCCAGCGGCCCGCGACGCAGGTCCAGGTGCTGCACGCGCGAAATGGGGATGCGGGTCTCCAGCTGCCACATCAGGTCGCGGCGCAGGCCCAGGCCCTGTGCATCCAGCCGCCAGCGGGTGCGGGTCAGGCGGCGATGGCCGATCCAGCCACCGAAGGCGACGCCGACCAGCAGGCCCAGCGATGCAGCCCACAGGCCACCGGGAAGATCGAAGAACCACCAGACGGCCGCCAGCGGTGCGCCGGGGATGAACAGACCGCCGAAGGCGCCCTCCAGCGCCGCCAGCCGGGCGGCGCGCCGCGGCAGGGGTTGCCAGTGGTCGAGGGGCATTTCGGCGGCAGCAACAGGCAAGGGAAGTTCGGTCACGCGGATGTCCGTCGGGCAGCAGGGCGGGCAGGCGCGGTGATGACCGCACCGCGCAGACGTTAGCAGGTCGCCCGCGTCACTGGGCGGCCTGGATCAGCGCATCGACATCCAGCAGGTGGCCGGCGCGGTCGGCCTTGGTACGCAGGTAGTGCTCGTTCTCGGCAGTGATCTCGCCGGTGACCGGAATGCAGTCCAGCACTTCGATGCCGGCATTGCGCAGGCGCTGCGCCTTGGTCGGGTTGTTGCTGAGCAGCGCAACACGGGACACGCCCAGGCCGCGCAGCATCGCCACCGCGCTGCCATAGCGGCGCTCGTCGGCGCCGAAGCCCAGCTGCGCATCGGCGTCGATGGTATCCAGCCCGTCATGCTGGTAGCCGTAGGCGCGCATCTTGGCGGCGATACCGGTGCCGCGGCCTTCCTGGTCCAGGTACAGCAGCACGCCGCCGCCCAGCTCCTTCAATTTGCGCAGGCCGCGGCGCAGCTGGTCGCCGCAGTCGCACTTGAGCGAACCGAACAGGTCGCCGGTGAGGCAGGACGAATGCACACGCACCGGCACCACGGCGGACAGGTCCGGTTCGCCGACGATGATCGCCACCTGGTCGCGCTGGGCGACGCCGCCGCGGAACACCGCGAAGGTGGTCATGCCGACGTCGCGCAGCGGCACCGGAGAGCGCGCCACCAGTTCGTAATCATGTGCGGCATGTGCAGCGCCTTCGGCCAGATCGCACAGGCCGACGTCGGCGGCGGCGTCGAAGGTGCTGTCAGCCGGCTCAAGGCGCACGGCCACCATCGCCGGCAGCAGCAGGCCCAACCGGGCCAGTTCCACTGCGCCGGCATCGAAGGCGTCGCCGGCACTCCAGCCATCCGGCATCGGGCCCGGCTCGCGCAGGTAGCCCAGCGAGGGCAGGGCGTCGAACGCGACACCGGCCAGCGGCAGGCGCGCGCCCTCGGGTGCCTCCACGCCGAGCACGCGGGCGCGGGTGGCGGTCAGATAGAGGTAATGGCGTTCGCGCGCGGCGCTTGCGAAGGCGGCAAAGCTGCTGGCGGTGGCGCTGTCCAGCGCGATCACCGCCAGGCGCTGGCCCTGGCCATCGTGGAGCAGGACCGGACGACCGGCGCGCAGTTCGGCGACCGCGCGCTCACAGCGGATCGCGGCCGGATCACCGAACAGGGAGGAAGCAGACATGGCAGGACCGGGGGAGGCGGACATCGGTGTCTCTATGGGGGCGCCAGCGTCGTATTCAACGTGCTGCGGCGGTGTGTCGCAGGCTGGGTGGAGCGGCATTCAGTGCGGATGCTCCTCGGTCGCGTACGGGTCTTCCTCGCCGCTGCCCGGTGGCCGCAGCGTATAGCGCTTGTAGGTCCATTGGTACTGCGCCGGGTCGCGGCGGGCGATGCGTTCGATGCCTGCGTTGAGCGCCGTGGCGGCGACCTGCGGGTCCGGATCGGCCACGGCCGGGTCGGTCGGCTCGATGTGCAGGGCGAATTCCATGTCCGGGCCGATGCGCTCGCACCAGCCGTACAGCACCGTCGCGCCGGTGCGCTCGGCCAGCCGGTTGACCAGGGTCATGGTCAATGCCTGCACGCCGAAGAACGGCACGAACACGCCGTCGCCGGCCTTGGGCTGCTGGTCGGGCAGGATGCCGGTGGCGCCGCCGTCCTTGAGCACCTTGAACAGCTGGCGGACGGCCGGGCCCTCGGCGCGCACCTGCTGCACGTTGTGGCCGCCGCGCACGATCTGCAGGAAGGCATCGCTGGCCTCGTCTTCCGGCGGCTTGTAGACGATGGCGATCTGGCCGCGCGAGGCCAGCCACTGGTTCAGCAGCTCCCAGTTGCCGTAGTGCGGGGCGGCCACGATCACGCCCTTGCCGCTGGCCAGCGCCGCGTCGTACAGCGCCTCGCCGTGGCGCTCCTTCAGGTGCAGACGCAGGTTGTCAGCGGGCGTCCGGCTCCACAGGCGCAGGGTCTCGATGGCCTGCAGGGCGGTGGAGCGCAGCAGTTCGTGCTGCAGGCGTTCCCGCGCTGCGCCGTCCAGTTCGGGGTAGGCCAGCTCCAGGTTGCGGCGGGTGACGCGGCTCTCGCGGGCATCGAGGCGGACCCATGTCCAGGCCAGGGCGTGCGCGAACCCGCGCAGCAGCGGCCAGGGCAGGCGGGCGAGCAGGGTGGTGGCGCGGTAGACCAGCCGGGCTTTGCGGTGTGGATTCATCGGCCCCAGTTTAGCCAAGGGCGCTGCTATCGTGGCCGGCCCTTGCCTGGAAGCCCGCCGATGCTCGTCCTGATTCAACGTGTCAGCCAGGCCGCCGTGCACGTGGAAGGTGAGGCGGTAGGGCAGATCGGCCCCGGCCTGCTGGCCCTGGTGGGCATGGAACCGGGCGATACCGAAGCCCAGCTGCAGCGGATGGCCGAACGCGTGCTTGGCTACCGTGTGTTTGCAGATGAGGCCGGCAGAATGAACCGCTCGCTGCGTGATACCGGCGGCGGCCTGCTGCTGGTCAGCCAGTTCACCCTGGCCGCGGACACCCGCTCGGGCATGCGGCCGAGCTTCACCAGCGCGGCACCGCCGCAGGAGGCTGAACGCGGGTTCAATCGATTTGTCGGGATCTGTCGTGAAAATCACGCGCCCGGGGTGGAAACGGGCCGCTTTGGTGCCCATATGGTCGTCAGCCTGGTCAACGACGGTCCCGTGACCTTCCTCCTCAGGCCCTAGGCCACCGGGACCACCGCCCGGCAGGCCGGGCCCCGGGCTGGTATAATGCTACGTTCCCTATTTCCCCCTAGCCGGTGGCGCGAGCACTACATGGCCAACGAACGTCCTGCCCAATCCGAAATCAAGCAACTGATCAGCAAGGGCCTGGAACAGGGCTACCTGACCTATGCCGAAGTCAATGACCATCTGCCGGACGACATGGTCGACCCGGAACAGATCGAAGACATCATCGGCATGATCAACGGCATGGGCATTGATGTCCATGAAGTTGCTCCGGATGTGGAAACCCTGCTTCTCAACGACGGCAACACGGGCAACCGTGAGGTCGACGACACCGCAGCCGAAGAAGCTGCCGCCGCGCTGAGCGCGCTCGACACCGAAGGTGGCCGCACCACCGACCCGGTGCGCATGTACATGCGCGAAATGGGTACCGTCGAGCTGCTGACCCGCGAAGGCGAAATCGCCATTGCAAAGCGCATCGAAGAAGGCCTGTCCCAGGTCCAGGCCGCACTCGGCCAGTTCCCGGTGTCGGTCGAATCGCTGCTGACCGATTACGAAGCGCACAAGGAAGGCCGCAAGCGCCTTGCCGAAGTGATCGTCGGCTTCAACGACCTGTCCGAAGAAGTGCCGGCCCCGGCTGCTGCCGTGGCCGACGACGCGGACGACAGCGATGACGACGCCGACGAGGACGAAGACGATGTCGACGGCGGCGATGAAGAAGCCGCACCGACCGGTCCGGATCCGGAGGAAGTCGCTGCGCGCATGCAGGCGCTGGCTGATGCCCTCAACGCCTTCAAGAAGGCGGCTGCCAAGGGCGACAAGAAGAACCTGCTGAAGCTCCGCGAGGAGATGTCGGCCGTGTTCGTCACCCTGAAGCTGCCGCTGCCGCTGACCGACGTGCTGACCAAGCAGCTGCGCGACACCATGGGCAGCATCAAGGCCCACGAGCGCCGCGTGCTGAACCTGGCCACCGTCACTGCCCGCATGCCGCGCAAGGACTTCATCCGTTCCTGGGAAGGCAACCAGACCAACCTGGAATGGGTGGAAGATGCACTGAAGCGCAAGCAGAAGTGGTCTTCGGCACTGCGTGAGGTGAAGGACCAGATCGTGTCCGAGCAGCAGGCCACCATCGATATCGAGAAGGTCACCCTGCTGGACCTGGACGAGCTGAAGGAACTCAGCCGTGCCATGGCCTACGGCGAAGCCAAGGCGCGCAAGGCCAAGAAGGAAATGGTCGAGGCCAACCTGCGCCTGGTCATCTCGATTGCCAAGAAGTACACCAACCGCGGCCTGCAGTTCCTCGACCTGATCCAGGAAGGCAACATCGGCCTGATGAAGGCCGTGGACAAGTTCGAATACCGTCGCGGCTACAAGTTCTCCACGTATGCGACCTGGTGGATCCGCCAGGCCATCACCCGTTCGATCGCCGACCAGGCGCGCACCATCCGTATTCCGGTGCACATGATCGAAACGATCAACAAGTTGAACCGCATTTCCCGCCAGATGCTCCAGCAGTACGGCCGCGAGGCTACGCCGGAGGAACTGGCCAAGGAAATGGACATGCCGGAAGACAAGATCCGCAAGGTGATGAAGATCGCCAAGGAGCCGATCTCGATGGAAACCCCGATCGGCGACGACGAGGATTCCCATCTGGGCGACTTCATCGAGGACACCAACGTGGAGTCCCCGATCGAGAACACCACCAACATCAACTTGTCTGAAACCGTGCGCGACGTGCTGGCTGGCCTCACCCCGAGGGAAGCCAAGGTGCTGCGCATGCGCTTCGGCATCGACATGAACACCGACCACACCCTCGAGGAAGTCGGCAAGCAGTTCGACGTGACCCGCGAGCGTATTCGCCAGATTGAAGCGAAGGCCCTGCGCAAGCTGCGTCACCCGAGCCGTTCGGAGCAGCTGCGCAGCTTCCTGGATATCGATTGATCTCCAGCGAGTGCTGATGTGTTGAGAGAAACCCCGCTTCGGCGGGGTTTTTCTTTGGGCTGGTGGAGGGCGAGGGTGCTTTCTGTAGAGCCGAGCCCATGCTCGGCTGCTCTTCCACGATGAGGGAACCATGAGGGCGGTGGCGCTGTTCCAGGCGCATCTGCAGGAGATGGAGCGGTTGGCCGGGATAGCGAGAAGCGGTTGCAGCATGTCGCTCAGGTACTCGCTACTGCGGACTGAGTAGCCGACTCCGGCCGTGCTCAACTACACTGTGGCGCTGTGCAGGGCCTATAGCTCAACGGTTAGAGCAGGGGACTCATAATCCCTTGGTTCCAGGTTCGAATCCTGGTGGGCCCACCAACGAATCAGGCGCGTGGGATCATCCGCCTTGCCTTGCTCGTCAAGCCGGCGCCGTCCGGTGACCGCTCGGTGACCGTTTACTGTCTGTCAGGGGTCAGTTGAGCGGCATCACCGCACTGCTCGCCTGCGACTGCAGGCCCAATGCGTTGAGGGGCATGTGCCATCTACTGGATACCGGCGTATCGGTAAGACAGCAGCGATCTGACCAGGAACGTCACCTGGGTCGCCGAGCGCGCGTCCACGCGCATCACCGGCAGACGGAAGCCGGCGGTGAACAGTGATTCGCGGATGTCGGGAACCAGTACCTCCGGGTGCTCATCGACATGGGTGATGCCCACCGCCATGCTGGCATCGGGGGCAATGCGTGAGAATTCCTGGAGCAGTTCGATGGTGGAGCCGACAAGATCTGCATCGCGGGTGCTTGCCAGAACGATGATTCCCAGGGCGCCTTCACAGACCATCGGCCACATGAAGTCGAGGTAGCGCTGGCCAGGGACGCCATAGACGTGCAGAAGCTCGCCGTCATCCAGCTCGATCGAACTGTAATCAAGCGCAACCGTGGTATCGACCTTGTCACCGTAGCTGCCTTCGCTCAACGGCATCTCGGTACATATCGGCTCCACGTCGGAGATCGCACGCACCGCCGTGGTCTTGCCCGCGCCCATGCCGCCGACGAAGACCAGCTTGTTGGCCGCCACCGTCATGGTGTCACTCTGTTGAACAGGGTGAGGCCGAATCTGCGGGCTACCCATGAAAGGAACCGTGAGTCGATGCTGCTTCGTTCTCGCTGCGGATGGGTCATTGGGTGTTCCCGGTTCATGGCAAGGCCGCAGGCATGAGCGGCGGAGAAGAGGGACTGAACGACGTCATGTGGAATCTGGCACGCGCCCGCCAGAGCGTGTGCGGGCCAGGGGCGGGCATGCAGGCAGGCGATGGCCAGCAACCAGCTGTCGGGAACATCGTCAGCGCACAGGTCCGGCCACTGACGCAGCTGTAGCGGTACCTGCGGATCGTGCGCAGGCAGCAGTTCGGGGCGATAGCGCGCGATGCAGAAGTGAAGTGCTTCGAACGAACAGCGCTGGGGCAGCCGATAGGACTGCTCGTGCGCGAAGGTCGATGCATCGAGGGCCTGCGTCGACCACGATGAGTGGTCCAGTTGCATCACCACGCCGGCCAACGTCGCTGCTTTGGCCAGCGCGATGCTGCGTCTACCTGAATCCACCACCAGGGTCATCGCACCGCGGCGCAGCAGGTGGAAGTCCTGCGTGCGTGGAGCGTTCCGGGTCAGCTGCAGCAGCAAGGGAGGAGTGGATTGCTCATGCCGGGCTTCAGCAACCGCAAGCAGTAACGCCGAAAGCTGTCTGTTGATGTCGCGCACACTCGCGCCATGCGGTAGCTGCCCGGCAGCCCCGGTGGCGATGCGGCGCGCGATCATCAGGGTCGGAATGCCCTGTGCGTGTGCCTGCGCCAATGGCGTTGCGGGAGAGAGCTGATCTTCACCCACGACCAGAAGGTCGATGGGCTGTCCCTGCCACGGCTGCAACACGACGTCGATACGCTCGGCCAGCAACATCGAGCTGGCCAGTCGCAAGCGTGTCTGGTGCAGCAGGTCGAGGCCACAGATCGCGATCTGGAAGGTATGCAGTGGATTCTTCATGAGCCAACTGATGTGGACACTGCGGACCGTGCACGTTGCTGATCATCGCCGAAGTGGGCGATGTTCCCTGACGGCCCGCGCGGGTAAACGCCTGCGCGGGCACAGGATCGATCAGCTGAAGTCGAGGGTCTTCTCGAAGCCCTTCAGCTCGTGCCGCGACATTGCCAGGTTGGCCCGGCTTCGATCCAGCACCACATACAGGAACAGCATCGCGTTGCTGTCCAGGGGCCGGATCAGGTGGTACTGGCTGCTGAGGGTGATGAGGATGTCTTCGATGCTGTCGGACAGTCCTAGCTGCTCGGCAACACGGCGCTTGGCCCGCACCACCTCGGTGTTGCCGGCGGCCGCCAGTTCCAGATTGATGTTGCCGCCACCGGTCATCGCCAGCGCCATGCCGCTGTCACTGTCGACCAGGGCCGCGCCGACGAAGCCGGCGATTGAATTGAGACTTTCCAGGTTGAGCTTGGACATCGGACTCCTCTTGAATCACTGCAGAAGGACGGGCAGCCGGCCCGCACGGTGGAACTGGACCGGAACTGATCTAGTCGCCACGTTGGCGCAGCACGGACGCAAGACGCACAGCGCATTCGCGCGCCTGGAACAGCAGCACGGCCATGTTGAGTTCGTGGCTGGCAACCGCGGTCAGGGTCAGCGGCTTCGCCGATGGAATCCTGATCAGCACGACGTTGCCTTGGCGCGTGCAGATGGTTGCGTAGTCGGCCTCGCTCAAGGCGAGTTCACGCGAGACCGTCTCACCGAGCGTCAGGAATGAATTGGCCATTGCGGCAAGCCGGCGGCCATCCGTGCTGAGGTCCGAGTCCTCGGCGACGGCGCGACCATCGGCGGTCGATACCATCAGCAGGGCAAGGCCAGGGGCGCGCTCGCGCGCTTGGCGAAGGATCGACGCGATGCCCGGGAGGTCGTACGTCGGCGCCTCATTCGCGCTTTCACCGCTGGCGCTGCGTACGATCTTGTGGATGAAGGAGCGTTGCACGGAATGTCCCCTGGCACACGACGAAACATGAACCGATGTGAGCTGGCCATGCGATAACGCGATTGCATCATCGCAATTGCCGACGAACCCTGTGCGTCGATCCACTGCGGTTGAGCGTAGCGGTCACTGAGGAAGCGCAGCGCTGGAGCTGTTGGCGCGACCGACCCAGGGCGAGCGCGGAACAAGTGGTCTGCAAGGGCCAGTCAGCTACAGAATCCACTCGCTTATGCGCACTGCCCGATCGGCTGCGCAGAGAACACGTCGATGTACTCGGCAGGCACGCGCGCATCGATGCGCAGGATCCTGGCAGCACGTTCGTCGCGGCTGGCGTGCAGAAGATTGCCCTGCATCCAGGTAAGTCCCGCACGGGCAATCAGCGCGACATCCTCTTCGGATTCAACGCCTTCGGCAACGACATGAGGGGCCATGCCGCGTGCCAGGCCTGCCAAGTGGCCGTACAGCTCCTGCCCGGTCAGCCCCGAGGCCGCGACCCGCAATGACGTTGCGGAGAGCTTGATCACCGAGGGTTGCAGGACACGGCAGAAGGCCATGCGTACGAAGCCATCGCCAAAGTCGTCGATGGCGATGCGGCAGCCCAGCGAGGAGAGTCCGCGCAGCAGCTCCAGTGCATATTCGGGATTCTGCACCTGTGCGGTCTCGGTGACTTCCAGCGTCATCCGGCTTGCCACGCCAGGCATCGAACGCAGGCGGTCGAAGATCGACAGCCAGCCGAGATCGGGTACCAAGCTGAGCGCGGATACATTGCACGACAGGCGCGCATCGAGATCACGGGAAAGATGATTGATCGCTTCGGCAATCACCAAACGATCAACCACCTTGACGAAGCCGATCTTCTCGAACATGCCGATCGCCGAGCCAGCGCTTACCAACTGTCCGCCGACTTCCCAGCGCAGCAGGCACTCGTTGAACAGACCACGGTGGCGGTCGGCGCGGCTGACCACCGGTTCCTGCTGCAGTACCAGTTTTCCCTCGCGCAGCATGTGCACGAAATGCAGTGCCGCCGCCATTCCATTCTGGAACGAGGAGATTGCATGTGCGCCGGCAACAGGCGGCTGCAGAGAACGCGACAGGTCATGCAGCATCGGTGCGGCGCGCCCCTTCTGCAGCGCCACCTCCAGGCTGCCAAGAACGGCTCCCATCGACACGCAGAGCACGAAGTCGGCGTCACCGCAGCGACAGGTCTGCAGCCCGAGCTGGAACTCCAGCTGTTCCAGCCAGCGTGCACGCGAGCCTTCGAGCTGTGCTGCTGGCCATACCAGGAAATGACCGTCGCCGAGGTCGCGGAACTCGCCGCCCAGATGGGTGACAACGTGCGCGATGGCGCGGTCTGCGGCAACAGCAGCGGACTCGCCCCAGACGGCGCGCAGCGCGCCGTAGTTGTTGATCATCACCATCGCGCATGTGGATACGAGATCGCGGGCCGCGTATCCCATGCACAGATAGTTTATGTTCTTGCCGTACATAATCGTTCACCCTGGAATTGCGGGATTTCATCTGGACGCCGCCACGGGTTGGGGCATCGTTTGAGCGTGACCGGCCCGGGCCGACGTCGCTCTGGGGCGACAGAAGGGCGGCGCGTGAAGTCGCAACGGTACTGCTGATGGTCAGTATGCCGGCGGCCGTCCCGCAAGGAGTTTCAGAGGGTTGCGGAAGTGTTGCAGGTGATTGCTGCCACACAGGCAGGATGTGCGTTACACGCCCGGACAGCGCGACGTGTTGTCCGATGCCTGCATGGCGTTGGCAAAGAAAAAGGGCGGCCCGAAGGCCGCCCGAAGACCATCCCTGGTGGTGTTCGAGTCAGAAACGCAGCGACCACCGTGCACTGGCGCTGTGGTCACGGCTCTCGCTGCCAAACTGTCCGCTGTAACCCAGTTCCAACTGCTGGCGCGGGCTCAACCATGCCGACAGACCGAGCTCGGCCACCACCGAGCTGTCGGCAATCGGCGCGCTGGTGACGGCGAATGCGTTGCTGCCGCTGGCGAAGTACAGGTTGGCGGTCTGGTCGAGATCGCCAAAGGCACGGCGATAGCCCAGGGCACCGCGCAGGTGCAGCCAGCTGTCCTGCTGGAACGAGGCCTTCAGGCCCTTGTCGAAGCGCACGCCGGCGGTGGCCAGCGTGGTGCGGGCGTCGCCGATCTCGCCCTGCAGCGCGGCAACGCCGCCACGCTCATTGACGCGCTTGAGATCCACTTCCACGCGGGCCACCTGCAGGTAGGGCTCCAGGCCGGCCTCGCGCCCACCGAAACGGTAACCGGCTTCGAGGAACGCCTGGCGCGTACGCCCGTCATAGCGCGCGGTGAGCGTGTTGCTGAAACCTG includes the following:
- a CDS encoding PH domain-containing protein; translation: MSLPPPLPPSLPNGGEEHRLHPWSWLFVLLMQLRHYLLPLVALLVFGQRGDRDPMWAQLIPLTAIAALMLVSVLQYLSYRYRIGNDAITVRSGLLARNRREIPFARIHNVEVRQNPLHRLFGVAELRLESAGGVRPEAEMRVLRLDQALALEQLVRQRGQAPQPIPGEAAAASVVPSDDERVLLRLSSRDVLRMGLLSNRGWALAIAAFGVLFQTVPRQVMDDAIQRGGREAFGYVSHLHAGVTGGLVLLAATLLLGWLLLRVLSVTLTLLRYHGFTLSERERRLTVSTGLLSRTRSSVARRRIQAWTLGESTLQRWFGLRQLRIDSAAGGPSRDDDRALRELAPLAGAGTCDGLVRHLLPQLQWPPQQWQPIPQRGWWRLSLSTLLTVPLLTAALYWRWGLPALALLAWLPVSLLIAHRQMARMGWHLDGQFVAVRGGWWKRWWRWAELDKVQGLRLQRSPLDKLLGTASLQLDTAGAHGDVALALRYLPQARAHALMEDLATALARRKLRW
- the ribA gene encoding GTP cyclohydrolase II RibA; protein product: MSASPGPAMSASSLFGDPAAIRCERAVAELRAGRPVLLHDGQGQRLAVIALDSATASSFAAFASAARERHYLYLTATRARVLGVEAPEGARLPLAGVAFDALPSLGYLREPGPMPDGWSAGDAFDAGAVELARLGLLLPAMVAVRLEPADSTFDAAADVGLCDLAEGAAHAAHDYELVARSPVPLRDVGMTTFAVFRGGVAQRDQVAIIVGEPDLSAVVPVRVHSSCLTGDLFGSLKCDCGDQLRRGLRKLKELGGGVLLYLDQEGRGTGIAAKMRAYGYQHDGLDTIDADAQLGFGADERRYGSAVAMLRGLGVSRVALLSNNPTKAQRLRNAGIEVLDCIPVTGEITAENEHYLRTKADRAGHLLDVDALIQAAQ
- the rpoD gene encoding RNA polymerase sigma factor RpoD, translated to MANERPAQSEIKQLISKGLEQGYLTYAEVNDHLPDDMVDPEQIEDIIGMINGMGIDVHEVAPDVETLLLNDGNTGNREVDDTAAEEAAAALSALDTEGGRTTDPVRMYMREMGTVELLTREGEIAIAKRIEEGLSQVQAALGQFPVSVESLLTDYEAHKEGRKRLAEVIVGFNDLSEEVPAPAAAVADDADDSDDDADEDEDDVDGGDEEAAPTGPDPEEVAARMQALADALNAFKKAAAKGDKKNLLKLREEMSAVFVTLKLPLPLTDVLTKQLRDTMGSIKAHERRVLNLATVTARMPRKDFIRSWEGNQTNLEWVEDALKRKQKWSSALREVKDQIVSEQQATIDIEKVTLLDLDELKELSRAMAYGEAKARKAKKEMVEANLRLVISIAKKYTNRGLQFLDLIQEGNIGLMKAVDKFEYRRGYKFSTYATWWIRQAITRSIADQARTIRIPVHMIETINKLNRISRQMLQQYGREATPEELAKEMDMPEDKIRKVMKIAKEPISMETPIGDDEDSHLGDFIEDTNVESPIENTTNINLSETVRDVLAGLTPREAKVLRMRFGIDMNTDHTLEEVGKQFDVTRERIRQIEAKALRKLRHPSRSEQLRSFLDID
- a CDS encoding roadblock/LC7 domain-containing protein; this translates as MQRSFIHKIVRSASGESANEAPTYDLPGIASILRQARERAPGLALLMVSTADGRAVAEDSDLSTDGRRLAAMANSFLTLGETVSRELALSEADYATICTRQGNVVLIRIPSAKPLTLTAVASHELNMAVLLFQARECAVRLASVLRQRGD
- a CDS encoding EAL domain-containing protein gives rise to the protein MINNYGALRAVWGESAAVAADRAIAHVVTHLGGEFRDLGDGHFLVWPAAQLEGSRARWLEQLEFQLGLQTCRCGDADFVLCVSMGAVLGSLEVALQKGRAAPMLHDLSRSLQPPVAGAHAISSFQNGMAAALHFVHMLREGKLVLQQEPVVSRADRHRGLFNECLLRWEVGGQLVSAGSAIGMFEKIGFVKVVDRLVIAEAINHLSRDLDARLSCNVSALSLVPDLGWLSIFDRLRSMPGVASRMTLEVTETAQVQNPEYALELLRGLSSLGCRIAIDDFGDGFVRMAFCRVLQPSVIKLSATSLRVAASGLTGQELYGHLAGLARGMAPHVVAEGVESEEDVALIARAGLTWMQGNLLHASRDERAARILRIDARVPAEYIDVFSAQPIGQCA
- a CDS encoding GTPase translates to MTVAANKLVFVGGMGAGKTTAVRAISDVEPICTEMPLSEGSYGDKVDTTVALDYSSIELDDGELLHVYGVPGQRYLDFMWPMVCEGALGIIVLASTRDADLVGSTIELLQEFSRIAPDASMAVGITHVDEHPEVLVPDIRESLFTAGFRLPVMRVDARSATQVTFLVRSLLSYRYAGIQ
- a CDS encoding roadblock/LC7 domain-containing protein, producing the protein MSKLNLESLNSIAGFVGAALVDSDSGMALAMTGGGNINLELAAAGNTEVVRAKRRVAEQLGLSDSIEDILITLSSQYHLIRPLDSNAMLFLYVVLDRSRANLAMSRHELKGFEKTLDFS
- the dtd gene encoding D-aminoacyl-tRNA deacylase is translated as MLVLIQRVSQAAVHVEGEAVGQIGPGLLALVGMEPGDTEAQLQRMAERVLGYRVFADEAGRMNRSLRDTGGGLLLVSQFTLAADTRSGMRPSFTSAAPPQEAERGFNRFVGICRENHAPGVETGRFGAHMVVSLVNDGPVTFLLRP
- a CDS encoding lauroyl acyltransferase — translated: MNPHRKARLVYRATTLLARLPWPLLRGFAHALAWTWVRLDARESRVTRRNLELAYPELDGAARERLQHELLRSTALQAIETLRLWSRTPADNLRLHLKERHGEALYDAALASGKGVIVAAPHYGNWELLNQWLASRGQIAIVYKPPEDEASDAFLQIVRGGHNVQQVRAEGPAVRQLFKVLKDGGATGILPDQQPKAGDGVFVPFFGVQALTMTLVNRLAERTGATVLYGWCERIGPDMEFALHIEPTDPAVADPDPQVAATALNAGIERIARRDPAQYQWTYKRYTLRPPGSGEEDPYATEEHPH
- a CDS encoding PH domain-containing protein, whose protein sequence is MPLDHWQPLPRRAARLAALEGAFGGLFIPGAPLAAVWWFFDLPGGLWAASLGLLVGVAFGGWIGHRRLTRTRWRLDAQGLGLRRDLMWQLETRIPISRVQHLDLRRGPLERRAGLATLIVHTAGTRLSAVTVNGLDEADAERLRDTLAHQLDQDADAL